Within Homo sapiens chromosome Y, GRCh38.p14 Primary Assembly, the genomic segment agtgtgagaccttgtctctaaaaaagaaaaaagaatcggTAAGTGCTTGAACTGAAGGATACcctatttattatgtatatatttgttgattgatataattatttttgtgttggagtcgcactctgtcacccaggctagagtgcatggtgcaatatcggctcaccgcagcatcaggctcccaggttcaaaccactgtcctgcctgagcctcccaattAACTGCAACgtactacaggcaggcaccaccatgcccggctaatttttgtatttttggtagagatggggtttcatggtgttggccagcctggtcttcaactcctgtcCTAAAGTGCTCTGcaagcctcggcctccccaagtgttagAATTAGAGACCTGAGCCATCACACATGGACAGTAAGATACACAAGACTCGGGAGATTTATCTTTTCACTTCATCCTCACAATGCTACAGGTGAATGAAAACACTCCATAACATGAATAACTCACTTGAAAATCAAAGTTGGTAACTtctccctttaaaattatttgtaccCTTACCCTGTAAAAATTGATGATTCTGTcaaaatttttcaagaaaatacttCCTCCTTGCAGATTAGTCTGTCAATTGTAAGAATTATGGACTGCAAAACTTCTGGAACTtgatgtatttcatttctttagtttGTATAATCaggaaaattaattcatttagttaTTTCGGTCTAAATATTTGTATCATTCAGTGATGTCTTAAAACTTTAAGCAATCCCGTCGGAAACTTTATGCTGTTGTTTATGTTTTATACACTTCACTTTCCCCTAAGTATGAGGTTTAAAGCGTTTCCATTCATATTATCAATTAAATACGATAGGCTGacagtggtggcacacgcctataatcttagcacttcgggagtctgaggagggtggatcaggattttaagaacagcctggcaaACAAGGTGAAACgctgtctgcactaaaaatacaaaaattggccccGCTGTGCGGCACACATATCTAATACCagttactcaggatgctgaggcaggagaatagcttggatCCAGAAGGCAGCGGTTGCCATAAGCCAAgacagagccactgcaccccagcttcgGCGACAAAGCTATacacttcacctcaaaaaaaaactgATACTATCCCAACCACTCTAGATTATTCCTATCTGTAAGAACATATTACTAAACCATTACTTACAACATCCACTgtcaaaatattcaagaaaaaattaaCGTGGGAACCTCACAAGACAAAACACTTACTTTCCACTATTTAAACTACGAACATTTAAATTCATTATGCTACGCACCTGAGAAACTTAGCTGGTTCACTTCTGatttaggtgaaaaaaaaagttttcattaccGTTATCCTCTTCAGTCACAGAATGCTTCACATAGAATGTTCCGGATGTCTTAAACTTTAGTATCAATACAtctaatgatttcctttgacCTGTACTattcctctaaaaaataaacgTTTTATGGTGAGGCAGACAGTTTTGTAGTCTTTCTGAAGACTTCTCCAACATTTTAACCTTGttagtttttaaagagaaacagcCTAATTACAAAACTTGAGCAGCTTGCAAGGGCGACATAACACATCCCTAATTTTGTACCTATgttcaaagaaacaaaggaaaatgtacaACAGACTACACAATTTACTCTCCTATTGAATTTGCTTTAAGCATGCGCGGCTAACCAATAACACCAGGCATCTTGCAGTACATGTcaaattttattgtgaaaattttaaGGTAGATATTACATCTAAACACTTTTCAAATAGCATCAACAAGTATGAAATTACTTTGAAAACAATTCCTTTTCCTTTGAATACCTCAAAAAATTCATGGAGGAAGTTAGTATCTACCTCTCTCCACAAAACCAACATGTTTCTTTCAGTAATATGCAGGTAACAATGCAGAAATAACATTTCAATTTTTGATTTGCAAACAAGGATTGGTATGCAATAACTATTACTTTCAATGCTTGCTTTAATATCTGCTCGAGTCTCCTTTTTCAGATCGACTCTCCCCACCATCTACTATAGATGCCACATAACTTGAGCTACCACATGCTTCACGAGGATCAGGGAGCACCCTACCCAGAGAAGGCGGATTCCTTTGGTCTTTTCTGCAAACATGCTCACGATCACAATAATGAAAATCACCACAGCTCGAGTAACTCTCCCAACTTCTGCCATATCTATCTCGTGTATTACTATATGCGTGGCAGGTGCTTCCACCATAGGACATCCGAGGCCCTCTTGCAGGTGGTGCACCATGAGCGGTCCCTGCAGGGTTGGTAAAATAATATGTGGGactacatttaaacatttttactgcTATCATTAAAGCATGAATTAGTTAAAGTACTATTTGGAAATATCTGCTTTCCTCCGCCTTTGTTGACAGGATATTAATCAAGGCTTTAATAGTCAGAAGGTTTTATTTAAGAGAAGTGTAAGAGTAGTATTTTGCAGCTTAACAAACTtaattctaaagtaaatgctcagTCACATTTTCTTAACGTTAACTGAAGTTCTCACCTTCATATCATTCCCTAGGCTTTATACTGTTAAGAATACTCAATATTTAAACATGTTGCATATGGCCTTTACAATTTTCCttagaatttcattaaaataacaatctggtctattaaataaaattctgtaatttacAAATCCATCCTGGACCCTTACCGTATCTCTGAAGTGCATCTCTATAAGAACTTCCACTTAGATGTTCAGAATGATCTCTACCAAGGGCCTCACCGTAGCCATCATGAtaactaaattgaaaaaaaaaaagtcttttcaatTTCAGAATGAACAATTTAAGAAATCCATTTGATAAATCCAGATAACATGTTAGTACCTATATCCTCTAGAGGAATGTTCATCCCAACTAGAATGACCATAATCACGGTATGCATAGTCTCTATGTGGTGGAGCATAATCCCTGGTTTCTCGGGAACTTGGATGATTTCTGCGTGCACGAGTTGAAGCAAGGAATTTTAAATTGTCACCTTCTAGTATCCAAAACATAACTACATTACAACTTAAACACAATTAAATTGCCAAACATCTAAATAAAATGCCCACAGAGCCCAAATGCCCAAAATGCCCAAATgcccaaaaagcacatgaaacagATACTCATAATCAGTGATTCAGgaaatgcatttcaaataaaaaaggagCTTccacacttcacacacacacactggaagggcaaaaaattttcaaaagcaggaaataacaagtgtttgagAGGATGTAGATAAATTGGAGCCCTGATACAATGTTAGTTGGAATGAAcaatttaagaaatctatttGATAAATCCAGAAAAAGTTACAGTATCTATATCCTCTAGAGGAATGTTCATCCTGCCTAGAATGACCATAGTCTCAGTATGCCTAGCCTCTAGATGGTGGAGCATAATCCCTAGTTTCTCGGGAACTTGGATGATTTGTGTGTGCATAAGTTTAAGcaacaagttttaaattttcatcttctaGTATCGAATACATGACTAACTTACAACTTTAAATTAAAAGGCCAAACATCTaaataggtatttctccaaataaaataggcaaatgccCAAAAAGGACAAGTGACAGATACTCATATTCAGTGattcagaaaatgcatttctttttgttttattatactttaagttctagcatacatgtgcatgatgagttaatgggtgcagaaaatgcatttcaaatccaaaatgagatatcatattTCACACACACAGATGAATGGCAATAGATtttcaaaagcaggaaataacaagtgtttgagAGGATGTAGATAAATTGGAGCCCTGATACAATGTTAGTTGGAATGAAcaatttaagaaatctatttGACAAATCCAGAAAAATTACAGTACCTATATCCTCTAGAATAACTTTCATGTCGACGAGAATGACCATAATCACGGTATCCATGGCCTCTAGATGGTGGAGCATACTCCCTAGTTTCTCGGGAACTTCGACGATTTCTGTATGCATAAGTTTaagcaacaaattttaaattttcaacttgTAGTATCCGATATATGACTAACTtacaacttaaacaaaattaaaaggccaaacatctaaatagatatttctccaaataaaatgggcaaacgCCCAAAAAGCACATGGGACAGATACTCATATTCAGTGattcagaaaatgcatttcttttttttattatactttaagttctagggtccaTGTgcatgacgagttaatgggtgcagaaaatgcatttcaaatccaaaatgagatatcatattTCACACACAGATGAATggcaataaattttcaaaagcaggaaataacaagtgttggagaggatgcagATAAATTGGAGCCCTGATACAATGTTAGTTGGAATGAAcaatttaagaaatctatttGACAAATCCAGAAAAAGTTACAGTACCTGTATCCTCTAGAATAACTTTCATCCCGACGAGAATGACCATAATCACGGTATGCATGGCCTCTAGATGGTGGAGCATAATCCCTAGTTTCTCGGGAACTTCGATGATTTCTGTATGCATAAGTTTaagcaacaaattttaaattttcaacttctAGTATCCGATACATGACTAACTtacaacttaaacaaaattaaaaggccaaACATCTCAAtggatatttctccaaataaaatgggcaaatgccCAAGATGCACATGGGACACATACTCATATTCAGTGATTCAGAAGacgcatttcttttttttttaattatactttaagttctagggtccatgtgcatgatgagttaatgggtgcagaaaatgcatttcaaatccaaaatgagatatcatattTCATACGCACACACTGGAAGggcaataaattttcaaaagcaggaaataacaagtgtttgagAGGATGTAGATAAATTGGAGCCCTGATAGAACGTTAGTTGGAATGAGcaatttaagaaatctatttGACAAATTCAGAAAAAGTTACAGTACCTATATCCTCTAGAGGAATGTTCATCCCGATTAGAATGACCATTATCACGGTATGCATAGCCTCTAGATGGTGGAGCATAATCCCTCGTTTCTTGGCAACTTGGATGATTTCTGTGTGCATAAGTTTaagcaacaaattttaaattttcaacttctAGTATCCAATACATGACTAACTtacaacttaaacaaaattaaaaggccaaacatctaaacagatatttctccaaataaaatcgGCAAATGCCCAAAAAGCACACGGGACTGATACTCATATTCAGCGattcagaaaatgcatttctttttgtttcattatactttaagttctaggatacatgtgcatgatgagttaatgggtgcagaaaatgcatttcaaatcgAAAATGGGATATCATATTTCAAACACACATTTGAATGGCAATAAATTTCAAACAgcaggaaataacaagtgtttgagAGGATGTAGATAAATTGGATTGCTGATACAATGCTAGGTTGGAACGGAAAATGATGCAGCTACTATGGAGAAATGTGGTGGttcctcaagaaaacaaacatcaTTATCATAGGACCATGCAATTCCACTCATATACACCCAGAACCGAGTAAGCACACTCAAACAAATATTGGTGCGTAGAAATACTCGAGTGGAAACAACGCAGATAAAATAATGGGTTAATAGCTTGTGGAAGGAGTGAAGTGCTATGATGTAAATGAACCTTCAGGACATCATGCAAAAGGAGAGGAGACAAATACAAAAAGTCATGTAGTGTTTGAGCACATTAACATTAAATACCCACAACAGGTAAGTTCAGAGGCAGAACACTGACTGGTGTTATCTAGCAgctgaggaaaaggagaaaatgggagGGACTGCTTAACTGGTAGTAGGAGTTTCaatttggagtgatgaaaatgttctggaactcgATGGAGGTAGTTGTTGCATGGCACAGAATGTATCAAACACCACCTAACTGTTCaccttataatatttaattttgttatgtgaatttcatcaccacaggaaaaaaaaatcaactgtgctttttaatttttcctttacccATCGTTAGTTGCATAACCATCATGTCTTGTTGACATGCGATCATTTCTCCAGGAAGATATTGTCGCTCTGCGTGGAGGAACTCCATAATTCTCTCTTCTTTGTGACATGGGACCTTTAACATTCAAATGATGGAACATTACGTAAAGAACACCAAATCTGAAAcgctattttctcttctctcaaacaactttttaaaattatttcttctatgacTCCATTCTTTGTTTCCTAAATTACTAGACAGACATGACACTGTGAATATTTCTCATGGCTTTGGATAATCCCATGGCTCCCACAAGGCCAGTTCTTCTAATGAAGCTGAAGGCAAACATTAATGCTTAGGTAAAAGTTCATTTGTAATGGTTAATAACTACttagttattattttcctttccatataaattactGATGACTGTGAGTGACACAGGGAAAACACGTAAAACCATCAAACTCTTCactgattttaaagtttacataCATTGTTCTTTCTCAGCCAAAGAAGGTAGATTTTCCAATATCATTCAGTCCATCTCACAGACACATAAATACAGCTACCTTTAAATGACTATATGCTAAATGTTTACATAAAAGTTCTTTAACTGGTTGGCTCTATCTTAAATGTtgacaaattaaaatgtattagtgAAGATTTTCTAATGATGGTCAAGATTTGCTTTTACTGCAAAGAAAGCAATGCTATGCAAGGGGTCATTACAACACTGTTGCTGTTTCAAAATAGAAAGTTTCTCCTCTAATATATTCTTCACTTGCTATTCCTTAGCGGTCAGTGTTTCACATATGATACCTTCACTGGCTAATTTTCCAATGGAAATGTGTTGGCTTGGGTATCCTGAAGCCAATAAATACCTCCCTTCACCGATACTCTACGtatgaaatgtaaaattgaaaatgGCAGTTTTTAACTTCCTCCGTATGCGGATGGAGGActaagaaagaattttaatttgcTCTGCTTAAACTTCCTTGCtaagaacttttatttattgtcttattttcttctgttcagtCTGCAGTCTTACAATTCTTCTCAAAAGTATTACTTGCATTCAACCCTACCGCTCACCTCATGTTGCTGAGTTCTAAATTCTCTCctcaaataatttcaaatcttACACTAAGGATCTTGTGTTAATGTTTAAACATCCCGGTACAATCTCAATTACTGATTTACATACACCTATATTTCACAACTCTGCATTTCTGTGATATCCACTTAATTTAAGAATTTTGGACTCCTACGTGTCTACCTCTCGagccttaaatttatttttaaatcatatttaagcCCAATGACTCCTTGTCTGCTAAATGCTCTTGTAGTTCTTTTGAATCTTCATGCAAGCAGTGAGTATGCCTTGCACATACGCATTACTGAGGTCTCAGAAGCTGGATGGCCAGGCTTAGCGGCTCACACTGTGAGTGagtgtggaaggctgaggcagctggaccGCTTGAGCCCCAGGCTTTAACATCAGTTTTGACAATGTAGTCAgatcctctctctacaaaaacatagggaaaaaaatgtagcTAGGTGTgctgctgcatgcctgtagttgcacaaactcgggaggctgaaacagcagaattgcttgagcccaggaatttgaggctatagTAAGCCGTCATCTCAcaaatttgaggctacagtaagccgtCGTCTCACATAGTGCACTCTCACCTagtaagagcaagactccaacccAGCAAAGTCACCGAACAAGCAATTTTTAGAATGGGACACCAGGGGACTTAGGAAATGGAAGAGTTAATTAGATCAAGAAgcctaccatcaaagaatactgctaggaacttttagaaaaattaaggGGAATTTTCTAGCCAACACAGGATTAAAAGGAATGTTGGCCTCACTCTAATCACTTCTTTGATCTGCAATGAGAAGCTCAAGTATTTCTTCAACATAAATCTGAAATGTACCTAGTGAGATAGAAACTATAATAAAAGCTATCAATCAGTAATTATGCTCACGTATGTGTCACTTCTCTTTTGTTCAATGAACTTAAAGCTAAGCATTCAGCTAAAACGGCTCATTTTTAGTCATACAAAAACTACGGTCTTTCTGTCAGGCAGCATTTACCTTGGCTTCCCATCCAACTATTGCTTCTTGCCACAGCAGAAGGAGCAGATTTTTTCGGAGGAGGACCTCCACTTCTTGAAGATGGACCTCTTTTAACTGGAATGAGTCCCCTAGAATAACTCATCTTGAGATCAGGAGTGTATCCACCATCATCTGTATTTCAAACAAAATCTTTTTAGTTAACTGACGTCACTGTTTCTTAAATGGCTAAGTTTTagttgtttacaaatattttctacattttataacAAATTCACATTTTGTCTAAACTAATAAAATTAGCATTCCTACAAGGTATTAGTACACTTCAAGCATTAAAAGTTcatttagaaaatctagaaagaaactcAAGTATCATAATATATCGGTATGAAGGAGAGATGTGGGAAAATGGGGAGTGAACGGGGGCAGAAATCTATCActaaaatatccaaatataatatacataaaaatattaaaagaaaaatgataaatgactGTTTATATCATTCTGTAATGAGGAAAAATTTTCAAAGCACATCATAAAGATAAACTAATTTCCATTCAAAGAAACTCAAATATTTCCAATACCAAGAAATCACATATCAGGAAAATACATTGTCTCTAAAATTTGTTAACACAATATAGAATTCTTAAAATTCCCTTATGAGACACTAATTTTCAGATGAGACTATGCTGAATTTTAACAGTCTTTAAGAATTGCATATTCggtaatataaacatatttttatacatcTACAAAAACGTAGATATATGCCAATTGCCAGGTGGTGTTACAGGTTAGAATTTATGTACACATTCTCGTCCGTGGCAGAGTATAATTGAAGCTCACCCTCAAGATCAGTGGAGGCAAAACAGCCGTGAAGCTACGCATCTTAAAATGGAGCAAACACTGCAATTTCAACTTGAAAACAATCTCCAATTAATTACATGTCTGGTTATTAAAACTCCAAGCTATTTGTTAGAGTTCTGAAGGTTGGTTAATAGATAATACAAGTTAACCaacaggtttatttatttatttattcagatgcACTCTTGCCctatcacgcaggctggagtgccatggcataaccttggctcactgcagcttttgcctcccaggttcctgtgattctcctgcctcagcctcctgagtagctgggattacaggtgcacgccaccaggcccaggcaaatttttttgtatctttaggagagacagggtttcaccatgttggccaggctggtctggaactcctgacctcgtggtccacctcCCCTGTACTCCCCAGGTGCTGaggtgacaggcgtgagccacctcgcacAGCCCATccaatagttttttctttttccttttttttaaatatatggtttgtttttcttttatatgtaaagATGGACCCCTCATTTCTATTAAGTAAATCACTCATAAATATCATTTTCAGTGACTCAGCCTCCAGCAAAGAAAGATTCATACATATCTGTGAAGCAGTGGTTTTTAGATCTTTCCAGAGTCACAGACtcttttcagaaattaaagttCTACATTTCTTAAATTGAAAATGCTTTACGGCAGGCCAATGTACAAACTCTCTGtatcaaaattacaaagcaaTACATTTGCATAGATGTTTCCACATGTAgacacaagaaaacaaatactgcaaAATCAATCTTCAGTATTCAGTTACTTCTTCctgttggaaaattttaaatattacatcGTACTTTGATAATACAACTGACACGAAGTTCTGGGCCCTAAAGTAGAAAACTCTAAAgtataatgaatataaatgagtTCTGCAGAAAACCGGTTGAGTACAGGCAATCAGCATTCACAAACACAACTCAGTTTCAAATGTGTGTTACTTCAGTGCAAACTTATTATAATTGTTAAACAAATTTTAGATATTAGTTCAATCATTCTTATAATACACCTTTATAGTACTTAGAAATAAGTTTGCTTATTATCAATAAGCTAATTTTCTCTtcatacaggaaagaaaaaaattaagaaatttcaaTATCgtcaaacttattttctttcagtcctaTGGttccatctttatattttaaaacattacccAGGTGCCCTTCTTGTGAGGGAAGCCACCCTCTTGTTCCTCCACGGCTTCCTCTTGCAGATCTCAGACTTCCTGAAGGGCTTCTGTTTCTCGAAGAAGCTGGTGGTCTCCGCCTACCACCACTTTGAAAAGATGGTTTCTTGGCTTGTTCTACTTTTATTGCTTTTCCATGCAAAGACTAGAAGTATTAAGGGTACTATCAATAACACCGGCACATTTAACGTAAGcacattttacaaacatttttacaTCAACTGTAGTTCAATTTGAGGTATTTTTCTCccaaaaggaaacttttttttcttctaaaatgaacACATCTTTCGCAATGCCAAATTTGAGATAGTTACTGAGCACATGCCTTCCATTAAGGGATCAAACACAAATTCTATTATTCAAATTCCTTGAAAACTtttccatcattaaaaaaaaaaaaaactcaaacataaaaaaaaagtttgacccATCACACATTCTGTGGAAGAATGTGGCACATCTGTTTTTTACAATATATAATCCACTTCATCTTTGTAGTCACATCACTGATTTGAAAGTTGCAGTGTCCCAATGAAACtcgtgtcatttaaaaaaaaaatgagcttacTTTTTCAGAGTGATTAGGCACATTACTCATTATGAGTTGTTTCTTGTTGGATTTGCTAACACTTCCATAAAATGTCCCCATATGATTTACAATTCTATATTgactctaaaaatgtttctgtaaatgTGATCCTTGTTTGATCTCATTAAGTTTTCTTGCCTTACTCATTTCTTACATTGCCTTAGACGTGCCCCTAAAAAACGAATCTTAATATAGTACTTCAGGTAATTTCTCAGAAATGCTTAACTATCCTAATTAATTTCATAATAACATTTTTCACTGTAATCTTTTCTACAGGCCACAGCAATTTTTGAAAACAGTTCAGCTAATAATGcgatttaaaaattacatggcTTTTGTTATTTGGAGGAAGGACTTAAATCCCTGAACAAGACCGCTTGCAGCCACATCGCCCGTTGTTCCTACCTTGAaacttcttttgttatttctgggctcaaaatattttccccagattTGCCCACGGCTGCTTCCTTCCCAGTGTTCTGAAGTCAGCCAAAATTCCTTAACTGTTAATTCCCCCTGAAAACTCAAAGAACCTCCTTTATTGGCCATCTTAACATTAATGTGCATACAACATTCATAGttattttaacacaataaaatacGTGAGATGAAGTAATTTAGAAATAacgttggctgggcgcggtggctcacaccggtaatcccaatactttgggaggccaaggcgggtggatcatgaggtgaagaGATAGAGCTCaccctggctaacagggtgaaaccccatccctactcaaagtacaaaattagctgggcgtggtggcgcgcctcTGTAGCCCCTggtactgggaggctgaggcaggagaatcgcttgaacccgggaggcggaggttgcagtgagccaagatggccccactgcaatccagcctagggCACACAGCGagtctccatcttaaaaaacaaacaaacgaacaaaaactTTACACAAATTACCTGCCCTTTTGCTTGAAAactagagggaaaaaagaaattatcatagCTTCCTATACAGAAGTCAAAATTATCTCCATACCTACCACAAAGCCATGAACCAAAAGCAACTCTCGGTTTCTACCACAGCTTGAAATACTAATTTATAAGGGtgaataaaaatgtactttctgCTATGTGACAGGAAGTGTGCTAGAtgtaacagaaagaaaagcaactaGCAAGACTTAAATATGCACTATATACAATTTCACGATCAATAGATTAATACATAGTACAGCGAGTAGAAAATACCTACAATACGCAATGAGgaagaaaattatgaaatctAAGTGGTTTTTGaagcataaattttatttatgagcCATACACAGGGAAGGATAATTCTCAAGAAGTCTAAAAAAGCACTTTGGGAATAGCGTGAAGACTAACAGGACCTAAAAACAGATTGGGATaacgttatttatttattttatttattttttgtttttttgagacggattcttgctctgttgccaggctggagtgcatcggcgtgatctcggctcactgcaacctctgcctccttgggtttaaccgattcccctgcctcagcctactgactagctggaactacaggcacacacaaccagatgcagctaatttttttttttgtattttagtagcgacagggtttcaccatgttggccattaTGGTTTctttctcctgaccttgtgatctgcccgccttggccacccaaagcgctgggattacacgcatgagccaccatgcccggcatgaTTGGGATAATGTTATAAAGCAAAAAACACTAAAGAGCACAGAATGGAATGCTCTTGACTACAATGTAAAGGAATTCAATAATTAATATCATTACATAGAAGTTTAAAGCTTAAGTAAACACACAATCTCTAGATTTAAGACTCAACAGGACAAG encodes:
- the RBMY1E gene encoding RNA-binding motif protein, Y chromosome, family 1 member E isoform X4; this encodes MSYSRGLIPVKRGPSSRSGGPPPKKSAPSAVARSNSWMGSQGPMSQRRENYGVPPRRATISSWRNDRMSTRHDGYATNDGNHPSCQETRDYAPPSRGYAYRDNGHSNRDEHSSRGYRNHRSSRETRDYAPPSRGHAYRDYGHSRRDESYSRGYRNRRSSRETREYAPPSRGHGYRDYGHSRRHESYSRGYRNHPSSRETRDYAPPHRDYAYRDYGHSSWDEHSSRGYSYHDGYGEALGRDHSEHLSGSSYRDALQRYGTAHGAPPARGPRMSYGGSTCHAYSNTRDRYGRSWESYSSCGDFHYCDREHVCRKDQRNPPSLGRVLPDPREACGSSSYVASIVDGGESRSEKGDSSRY
- the RBMY1E gene encoding RNA-binding motif protein, Y chromosome, family 1 member E isoform X1; translation: MVEADHPGKLFIGGLNRETNEKMLKAVFGKHGPISEVLLIKDRTSKSRGFAFITFENPADAKNAAKDMNGKSLHGKAIKVEQAKKPSFQSGGRRRPPASSRNRSPSGSLRSARGSRGGTRGWLPSQEGHLDDGGYTPDLKMSYSRGLIPVKRGPSSRSGGPPPKKSAPSAVARSNSWMGSQGPMSQRRENYGVPPRRATISSWRNDRMSTRHDGYATNDGNHPSCQETRDYAPPSRGYAYRDNGHSNRDEHSSRGYRNHRSSRETRDYAPPSRGHAYRDYGHSRRDESYSRGYRNRRSSRETREYAPPSRGHGYRDYGHSRRHESYSRGYSYHDGYGEALGRDHSEHLSGSSYRDALQRYGTAHGAPPARGPRMSYGGSTCHAYSNTRDRYGRSWESYSSCGDFHYCDREHVCRKDQRNPPSLGRVLPDPREACGSSSYVASIVDGGESRSEKGDSSRY
- the RBMY1E gene encoding RNA-binding motif protein, Y chromosome, family 1 member E isoform X3, with translation MVEADHPGKLFIGGLNRETNEKMLKAVFGKHGPISEVLLIKDRTSKSRGFAFITFENPADAKNAAKDMNGKSLHGKAIKVEQAKKPSFQSGGRRRPPASSRNRSPSGSLRSARGSRGGTRGWLPSQEGHLDDGGYTPDLKMSYSRGLIPVKRGPSSRSGGPPPKKSAPSAVARSNSWMGSQGPMSQRRENYGVPPRRATISSWRNDRMSTRHDGYATNDGNHPSCQETRDYAPPSRGYAYRDNGHSNRDEHSSRGYSYHDGYGEALGRDHSEHLSGSSYRDALQRYGTAHGAPPARGPRMSYGGSTCHAYSNTRDRYGRSWESYSSCGDFHYCDREHVCRKDQRNPPSLGRVLPDPREACGSSSYVASIVDGGESRSEKGDSSRY
- the RBMY1E gene encoding RNA-binding motif protein, Y chromosome, family 1 member E isoform X2; this translates as MVEADHPGKLFIGGLNRETNEKMLKAVFGKHGPISEVLLIKDRTSKSRGFAFITFENPADAKNAAKDMNGKSLHGKAIKVEQAKKPSFQSGGRRRPPASSRNRSPSGSLRSARGSRGGTRGWLPSQEGHLDDGGYTPDLKMSYSRGLIPVKRGPSSRSGGPPPKKSAPSAVARSNSWMGSQGPMSQRRENYGVPPRRATISSWRNDRMSTRHDGYATNDGNHPSCQETRDYAPPSRGYAYRDNGHSNRDEHSSRGYRNHRSSRETRDYAPPSRGHAYRDYGHSRRDESYSRGYRNRRSSRETREYAPPSRGHGYRDYGHSRRHESYSRGYRNHPSSRETRDYAPPHRDYAYRDYGHSSWDEHSSRGYSYHDGYGEALGRDHSEHLSGSSYRDALQRYEE
- the RBMY1E gene encoding RNA-binding motif protein, Y chromosome, family 1 member E, encoding MVEADHPGKLFIGGLNRETNEKMLKAVFGKHGPISEVLLIKDRTSKSRGFAFITFENPADAKNAAKDMNGKSLHGKAIKVEQAKKPSFQSGGRRRPPASSRNRSPSGSLRSARGSRGGTRGWLPSQEGHLDDGGYTPDLKMSYSRGLIPVKRGPSSRSGGPPPKKSAPSAVARSNSWMGSQGPMSQRRENYGVPPRRATISSWRNDRMSTRHDGYATNDGNHPSCQETRDYAPPSRGYAYRDNGHSNRDEHSSRGYRNHRSSRETRDYAPPSRGHAYRDYGHSRRDESYSRGYRNRRSSRETREYAPPSRGHGYRDYGHSRRHESYSRGYRNHPSSRETRDYAPPHRDYAYRDYGHSSWDEHSSRGYSYHDGYGEALGRDHSEHLSGSSYRDALQRYGTAHGAPPARGPRMSYGGSTCHAYSNTRDRYGRSWESYSSCGDFHYCDREHVCRKDQRNPPSLGRVLPDPREACGSSSYVASIVDGGESRSEKGDSSRY